A window from Nevskia ramosa DSM 11499 encodes these proteins:
- a CDS encoding sigma-54-dependent Fis family transcriptional regulator, with amino-acid sequence MTVDTNSRPRREQAWTPSSAGVDAQRLPDMADLMARLHFAPGDGRIWLDDQRMQLIHTSAMGVLRRELIEGLGIERARGLLTRMGYNSGSHDAHLARKLRPNAPLHDMFVVGPQLHALEGIVLVEPVSMEIDIERGHYRGEFIWRGSSEAEEHVRTYGISAEPVCWSQIGYASGYTSVFVGRPILFREVECRAMGHAHCRIVGKPVEAWEDAEVDASFLQAEQFTRGLSATSRQPVGEAPNAETAAMFADGDIVGVSTGFNAVCHMLRCVADTNATVLFLGESGVGKEVFARTLHRISARADKVFIAVNCAAIPETLIESELFGVERGAYTGATSAREGRFERAHGGTLFLDEIGTLSLTSQGKLLRALQEGEIERVGDSHTRKVDVRVVAATNLDLRAEVRAGRFREDLYFRLNVFPIKVPPLRERREDIPVLMNHFLQKFTRRHRRDVTGFTARAIDALLSYELPGNIRELENMIERGVILARPGGAIDVSHLFTAGERWDSPTWGLSRDGRVATSGRLDDIDENLAGSLGNPLKTITDRIERLMSGQGLADSGSLDEIEAELENTLLQHAIEKAKGNLSAAARLLGITRARLVYRLNQRGLGGSL; translated from the coding sequence GCTCGACGACCAGCGCATGCAGCTGATCCATACCTCTGCGATGGGCGTGTTGCGTCGTGAGCTGATCGAAGGCCTGGGCATCGAGCGCGCACGCGGCCTGCTGACCCGGATGGGTTACAACTCCGGCTCTCACGACGCCCACCTGGCCCGCAAGCTGCGGCCCAATGCGCCGTTGCACGACATGTTCGTGGTGGGTCCGCAGCTGCACGCGCTGGAAGGCATCGTGCTGGTCGAGCCGGTATCGATGGAGATCGATATCGAGCGCGGCCATTACCGCGGCGAATTCATCTGGCGCGGCTCCTCGGAAGCGGAGGAGCATGTCCGCACTTATGGCATCAGCGCCGAGCCCGTGTGCTGGAGCCAGATCGGTTATGCGAGCGGCTATACCAGCGTGTTCGTCGGCCGGCCGATCCTGTTCCGCGAAGTCGAATGCCGAGCGATGGGCCACGCCCACTGTCGTATCGTCGGCAAACCGGTGGAAGCCTGGGAAGATGCCGAGGTCGACGCCAGCTTCCTGCAGGCCGAACAGTTCACTCGCGGGCTATCCGCGACCAGCCGCCAGCCGGTCGGCGAAGCGCCCAACGCCGAGACTGCGGCGATGTTCGCCGATGGCGACATCGTCGGCGTGTCGACCGGTTTCAACGCGGTCTGCCACATGCTGCGCTGTGTCGCAGACACCAACGCAACGGTGCTGTTTCTCGGCGAAAGCGGCGTCGGCAAGGAAGTGTTCGCCCGCACGCTCCACCGGATCAGTGCCAGAGCCGACAAGGTGTTCATCGCGGTCAACTGTGCGGCGATTCCGGAAACGCTGATCGAATCCGAACTGTTCGGTGTCGAGCGCGGGGCCTATACCGGCGCCACATCGGCTCGCGAGGGCCGCTTCGAGCGCGCCCATGGCGGCACGCTGTTTCTCGATGAGATCGGCACGTTGAGCCTCACTTCGCAGGGCAAGCTGCTGCGCGCGCTGCAGGAGGGCGAGATCGAGAGAGTCGGCGACAGTCATACGCGCAAGGTCGATGTCCGCGTCGTGGCGGCGACGAATCTGGATCTGAGGGCCGAGGTTCGCGCCGGACGCTTCCGCGAGGACCTCTATTTCCGACTCAACGTGTTCCCGATCAAGGTGCCGCCGCTCCGGGAGCGCCGCGAGGACATCCCGGTACTGATGAACCATTTTCTTCAGAAGTTCACTCGTCGCCATCGCCGCGACGTGACCGGCTTCACTGCACGTGCCATCGACGCGCTGCTCAGCTACGAGCTGCCGGGCAATATCCGCGAGCTGGAAAACATGATCGAGCGTGGCGTGATCCTCGCTCGCCCCGGCGGCGCCATCGACGTCAGCCACCTGTTCACGGCCGGCGAGCGTTGGGACAGCCCCACCTGGGGTTTGAGCCGCGATGGCCGCGTCGCCACCAGCGGCAGGCTCGATGACATCGACGAGAACCTTGCTGGCAGTCTCGGCAATCCGCTGAAGACAATCACCGATCGCATAGAACGCCTGATGTCCGGCCAGGGCTTGGCCGACAGCGGCTCGCTGGACGAAATCGAGGCGGAGTTGGAGAACACCCTGCTGCAGCACGCCATCGAGAAAGCCAAGGGCAATCTGTCGGCCGCCGCGCGCTTGCTCGGCATCACTCGGGCAAGGCTGGTCTATCGGCTCAATCAGCGCGGGCTCGGCGGCTCGCTCTGA